In Carnobacterium sp. CP1, the following are encoded in one genomic region:
- a CDS encoding NYN domain-containing protein: MKKELLIIDGYNMIGSWPELVKLKDKDEMEDARDLLLHELANYQQYEGMDIRVVFDAQLVPGIQKTYKKYHLSVVFTKEGETADSYIERMIGEENLLITQVTVATSDLAEQWLVFQRGALRKSANELYNDLKRAKKAIDADAKDYRFQNYRRNSPWNHHQLDTLEKLRDDLTKEK; encoded by the coding sequence ATGAAAAAAGAATTGTTAATTATTGATGGGTATAATATGATAGGCTCATGGCCAGAATTAGTGAAATTAAAAGACAAAGATGAGATGGAAGATGCTCGTGATTTGTTGCTGCATGAGTTAGCTAATTACCAACAATATGAAGGCATGGACATACGCGTGGTATTTGATGCCCAACTTGTTCCCGGAATCCAGAAAACGTACAAAAAATACCATTTATCGGTTGTTTTTACGAAAGAAGGAGAAACAGCGGATAGTTATATTGAGCGGATGATCGGAGAAGAAAATCTGCTGATCACTCAAGTAACCGTTGCCACTAGCGATCTTGCGGAACAATGGTTAGTCTTTCAAAGAGGTGCGTTACGTAAATCGGCTAATGAGTTGTATAATGACTTAAAACGCGCTAAAAAAGCCATCGATGCCGATGCAAAAGATTATCGTTTTCAAAATTACCGTCGAAATTCGCCCTGGAATCACCACCAATTAGATA